From one Sardina pilchardus chromosome 6, fSarPil1.1, whole genome shotgun sequence genomic stretch:
- the ppp1r8b gene encoding protein phosphatase 1, regulatory subunit 8b yields MANTKADVIIPNFECPSWAGKPPPGLHLDVVKGDKLVEKLIIDEKKFYMFGRNPDMCDFTIDHQSCSRAHAALVYHKHLKRVFLIDLNSTHGTFLGHIRLEPHKPQQVPIDSTMSFGASTRFYTIREKPQSQPGAAAGDTKAGEDEELKGLLGLPEEETELENLTEFNTAHNKRISSLTIEEGNLDIQRPKRKRRNSRVTFKEDDEVINPEDIDPSVGRFRNMVQTAVVPMKKKKLEGYQNALGLDDSVPRSHTLSLGSRSGLYSDLPPSHQEGHPGATILGGLPLPLPNPAPEVDLAPEPQLPPITLNPTPVTGLYPPEALNEPRKKKYAKEAWPGKKPTPSLLI; encoded by the exons ATGGCTAACACCAAAGCTGACGTTATTATACCGAATTTTGAATGTCCATCGTG ggCAGGGAAGCCTCCTCCTGGTCTTCATTTGGATGTAGTGAAAGGAGATAAACTCGTTGAG AAACTCATCATAGATGAGAAGAAGTTCTACATGTTCGGGAGGAACCCGGACATGTGCGATTTCACCATCGACCACCAGTCATGTTCGCGTGCACATGCCGCCCTGGTGTACCACAAGCACCTCAAAAGGGTGTTCCTCATCGACCTCAACAGCA CCCACGGTACATTCCTGGGCCACATTCGGCTGGAGCCTCACAAGCCCCAGCAAGTGCCTATCGACTCCACCATGTCGTTTGGGGCCTCCACCCGCTTCTACACCATCAGGGAGAAGCCCCAGAGCCAGCCCGGGGCAGCAGCGGGGGACACCAAGGCCGGGGAGGACGAGGAGCTGAAGGGCCTCCTGGGCCTACCAGAGGAGGAGActgagctggag AATCTGACCGAGTTCAACACGGCCCACAACAAGCGCATCTCAAGCTTGACCATCGAGGAGGGCAACCTGGACATCCAGCGGCCCAAGAGGAAGCGCCGAAACTCCCGAGTGACCTTTAAGGAGGACGACGAAGTCATCAACCCAG AGGACATAGACCCATCAGTAGGGCGCTTCAGGAACATGGTGCAGACCGCAGTGGTTCCTATGAAG AAAAAGAAGCTGGAGGGTTACCAGAATGCCCTGGGCCTGGACGACTCCGtgcctcgctcacacacactcagcctggGCTCCCGGAGTGGGCTCTACTCCGACCTGCCACCCAGCCACCAGGAGGGGCACCCCGGCGCCACCATCCTCGGGGGGCTGCCGCTGCCCCTGCCCAACCCCGCGCCAGAGGTGGACCTGGCGCCCGAGCCCCAGCTGCCGCCCATCACCCTCAACCCCACACCGGTGACGGGCCTCTACCCGCCCGAGGCCCTCAACGAGCCACGCAAGAAGAAGTACGCCAAGGAGGCGTGGCCCGGGAAGAAGCCCACCCCCTCGCTGCTCATTTAG
- the themis2 gene encoding protein THEMIS2, whose amino-acid sequence MDGSGTVLPLQEFIASLDCDALPRILQVCSGVYFQGSVYELSGSEVCLSTGDLVKVIGLKLLSGSCVDIATDSTCELPVDHKGLFKMVAEDMPYDSLEEMVSLLPVGVDTVGSLSFISRSELIIDNFIVPAGQELTLLSSEQGCARCQVTGPEGSTAEVRIPLNHCGAFYESQSEHGYSLEEILSSTRLRSRRFRSLKAKACGGPLVFSPIYQIEAIMHMRKNVVNFPSSLEVDVVDVTDECKNVEFVKPLTLVEVSAQPPDAFPTVAEILEAPEGSRHLFSSAWHTQLQNGHRLLLHGCGRTNMVLASTPKGRKAQQYFLIWHSYGGRLRRKAREFGSVYELYVASSRAADGLRVSVTRNCEAVEEEGLPELDIGDQLDVLRCEQVELAGVAGDKQKVEALVCRRRAEEDDDDDDDDDDDEGDEEREGKGSREDTIYLPLYMGAQFVEVITDKKKYTLAELGKDSWLPLDIKVATRDPGLEKDPLTGLPALRLEEASAEPTVLASLLDKPQHCFQLPTQWLHMSVSFTSDALPWPKGQPPKLYQETVTEVKEHFYYEFRKLTNIESAPPPRPPKRKTSVGKPKKPAKSDVSRSGIPAKSRSLSSSFSQLELESEKPKRSPAPPLPMSTEDEPPPVRPRKPDTRKGSTSVPSTNVKEPQKNTIPITEDEPPPLLPRKPDAKTGSTSVPNTYVKAPQKKKGKERQTSDSDDHDYETVEEMVRNAQESVMYY is encoded by the exons ATGGACGGATCAGGGACAGTTTTGCCCCTGCAAGAATTCATCGCGTCCTTGGATTGTGATGCACTGCCTCGCATTTTACAAGTTTGCTCCGGGGTTTACTTTCAAG GGTCAGTGTATGAACTGTCAGGGAGTGAGGTATGTCTGTCCACTGGGGACCTTGTGAAGGTTATTGGCCTGAAACTTCTGTCTGGGAGCTGTGTGGACATTGCTACCGATAGCACATGTGAACTTCCGGTTGACCACAAAG GCCTGTTTAAGATGGTGGCAGAAGATATGCCGTACGACTCCCTGGAGGAGATGGTGAGCCTGTTGCCTGTAGGGGTGGACACCGTGGGCTCCCTCTCCTTCATCAGCCGCTCTGAGCTGATCATCGACAACTTCATTGTGCCGGCGGGCCAGGAGCTGACCTTGCTGTCGTCCGAGCAGGGCTGCGCCCGCTGCCAGGTGACCGGGCCAGAGGGGTCGACGGCCGAGGTGCGCATCCCCCTGAATCACTGCGGAGCGTTTTACGAGAGCCAGAGCGAGCACGGCTACTCCCTGGAGGAGATCCTGTCGTCCACGCGACTCCGGAGTCGCCGCTTCCGCAGCCTCAAAGCCAAGGCCTGCGGAGGCCCACTGGTGTTCTCACCCATCTACCAGATCGAGGCCATCATGCACA TGAGGAAAAACGTCGTGAACTTCCCCTCGAGCCTGGAGGTAGACGTTGTCGACGTGACCGACGAGTGCAAGAATGTGGAGTTCGTCAAACCCCTCACTCTGGTGGAGGTGAGCGCCCAGCCGCCGGACGCCTTCCCCACCGTGGCCGAGATCCTGGAGGCTCCAGAGGGCTCGCGGCACCTCTTCAGCAGTGCCTGGCACACGCAGCTCCAGAACGGCCacaggctgctgctgcatggCTGTGGTCGGACCAACATGGTCCTGGCCTCCACGCCCAAGGGGCGCAAGGCGCAGCAGTACTTCCTCATCTGGCACAGCTACGGGGGGCGGCTGCGGCGCAAGGCCCGGGAGTTCGGCTCGGTGTACGAGCTGTACGTGGCCTCGTCCAGGGCGGCCGACGGGCTGCGGGTGAGCGTCACGCGGAACTGCgaggcggtggaggaggagggcctgCCCGAGCTGGACATTGGAGACCAGCTGGACGTGTTGAGGTGCGAGCAGGTGGAGCTGGCCGGGGTAGCGGGGGACAAACAGAAGGTGGAGGCGCTCGTGTGTAGGCGAAGAGCAGAGgaagacgatgatgatgatgacgatgacgacgatgatgaaggagatgaggaaagagaagggaaggggagcagagaggacacTATCTATTTGCCGCTCTATATGGGCGCCCAGTTTGTGGAGGTCATCACAGACAAGAAGAAGTACACGCTGGCCGAGCTCGGGAAAGACTCCTGGCTGCCGCTGGACATCAAGGTGGCCACGCGGGACCCTGGCCTGGAGAAGGACCCTCTGACCGGGCTGCCGGCTCTGAGGCTGGAGGAGGCGTCGGCCGAGCCCACCGTCCTGGCCAGCTTGCTGGACAAACCGCAGCACTGTTTCCAGCTGCCCACTCAGTGGCTGCACATGTCCGTGTCCTTCACTTCCGACGCCCTGCCCTGGCCCAAGGGTCAGCCTCCAAAACTCTACCAGGAGACGGTCACCGAGGTCAAGGAGCATTTCTACTACGAGTTCCGCAAACTCACCAACATAGAGTCAGCCCCGCCACCCCGGCCCCCCAAGAGGAAGACATCAGTGGGGAAGCCAAAGAAGCCGGCCAAATCAGACGTGTCCAGGTCTGGCATCCCAGCAAAGAGCAGGAGTCTGTCCAGTAGCTTCTCCCAATTAGAATTGGAGAGTGAGAAGCCAAAAAGAAGTCCTGCCCCACCGCTACCAATG agcACTGAAGATGAACCCCCACCGGTGCGTCCTAGAAAACCCGACACAAGGAAAGGAAGCACATCGGTGCCAAGTACGAATGTGAAGGAGCCCCAGAAAAACACAATTCCT ATCACTGAAGATGAACCCCCACCACTGCTTCCTAGAAAACCCGACGCAAAGACTGGAAGTACATCAGTGCCAAACACTTATGTAAAGGcgccacagaaaaaaaagggcaAAG AGAGGCAAACATCAGACAGCGACGACCATGACTATGAGACGGTGGAGGAGATGGTGCGAAATGCTCAGGAGAGCGTCATGTACTACTGA
- the rpa2 gene encoding replication protein A 32 kDa subunit, with amino-acid sequence MYNHGSYGDSMGGGGYTQSPGGFGSPSASQGGEKKGRTRAQHIIPCTVSQIKSAVQSEDVFRVGDVEVAQVTIVGVIRSMDKSMTNIQYIVDDMTAAPMDVKQWVDTEDPSVDSTVIPPGTYVKVSGNLRSFQNNRSLVAFRVRPLEDMNEITSHMLEVVYAHMQLSKPQATMDGGGGGSVGMSSVPMSNMGSGNMSSMGGGGGGGYPGAMANSMASNGLSPNQNQVLCLIKSCPEPQGISIQELKQRLSGMSVTVIRQVVDFLSNEGHIFSTIDEDHFRSTDNEG; translated from the exons ATGTATAACCATG GGAGTTATGGAGACAGCATGGGCGGAGGGGGATACACACAGTCCCCAGGAGGCTTTGGGTCTCCCTCAGCGTCCCAGGgcggagagaagaaaggg AGGACACGGGCCCAACACATCATCCCCTGCACAGTGTCCCAAATCAAGTCTGCTGTCCAGTCAGAGGATGTTTTCAGAGTGGGGGACGTGGAGGTTGCTCAG GTCACAATAGTTGGTGTGATCAGAAGCATGGACAAATCCATGACTAACATCCAGTACATAGTGGACGACATGACCGCTGCTCCCATGGATGTGAAGCAGTGGGTGGACACAGAG GATCCCAGTGTGGACAGCACGGTCATCCCCCCAGGTACTTATGTCAAGGTCTCTGGTAATCTTCGGTCTTTCCAG AACAATCGCTCTCTGGTGGCGTTCCGTGTCAGGCCCCTGGAGGATATGAACGAGATCACCTCGCACATGCTAGAAGTGGTGTATGCTCACATGCAGCTGAGCAAACCACAGGCTACG atggatggtggtggtggcggttcAGTTGGCATGAGCTCTGTGCCCATGTCTAACATGGGCTCAGGCAACATGAGCAgtatgggaggaggaggaggaggggggtaccCAGGGGCTATGGCTAACTCTATGGCTTCCAATGGACTGAGTCCCAATCAGAATCAG GTGTTGTGTCTGATCAAAAGCTGTCCCGAGCCACAGGGCATCAGCATCCAGGAGCTCAAACAACGTCTCAGCGGCATGAGTGTCACCGTCATCAG GCAAGTGGTGGACTTCCTCAGCAACGAAGGACACATTTTCTCCACCATCGACGAAGATCATTTTAGATCAACCGACAACGAGGGATAA
- the smpdl3b gene encoding acid sphingomyelinase-like phosphodiesterase 3b: MNHMARVRAYFIWKVFLVLFFRGGVALTGNFWHITDLHWDPSYRLGDDPTSVCNSSGSRPVQGAGRYGDYACDSPWDLISSSIHAMKTILPDPDFILWTGDDTPHVPNEQLGEEAVINIIGNLTQLIKEVFPTTKVYSALGNHDYHPKSQLPAEQNYIYNQTAEMWKQWLEPASQNLFKIGGYYSERLLNRPGYRILVLNTNLYYSTNKVTQDLPDPANQFDWMDKELTNAANQKEKVYIVGHVPPGFFEKKRQTMWFRQNFNVRYLELIQKHHAVIMGQFFGHHHTDAFRMFYSPEGSPISAMFLSPGVTPWKTTLPGVVDGANNPGIRIFEYDTDSLLVKDVVTYYLNLTYANIAQARWEKEYRLTETFRVPDASPTSMNRILDRMAQESCILQKYYDLNSVSYDLSTCNADCRIDHICAARAIDQTDYDKCLKDGAPPTGLFVAMLPVISVVLTIAWPSL; the protein is encoded by the exons ATGAACCACATGGCTCGTGTTCGTGCGTATTTTATTTGGAAGGTCTTTCTGGTGCTCTTCTTTAGAGGTGGTGTGGCATTAACAG GAAATTTCTGGCACATCACGGACCTCCACTGGGACCCTTCTTACCGGTTGGGTGATgacccaacatcagtgtgtaacTCTAGTGGCAGCCGTCCTGTGCAGGGGGCAGGGAGGTACGGGGACTACGCCTGTGATTCACCATGGGACCTCATCAGCTCCTCCATACATGCCATGAAAACCATTTTACCTGATCCAGATTTTATTCTTTGGACAGG AGATGATACCCCACATGTGCCCAATGAGCAGCTTGGGGAAGAGGCGGTTATCAACATTATTGGAAATCTTACCCAACTTATCAAAGAAGTGTTCCCAA CCACCAAAGTTTACTCTGCTCTTGGTAACCATGACTACCACCCAAAGAGCCAGCTACCAGCAGAACAGAATTATATTTATAACCAGACAGCAGAGATGTGGAAACAGTGGCTTGAACCAGCGTCTCAAAATCTCTTCAAAATAG GTGGCTACTACTCAGAGAGACTATTGAACAGACCTGGGTACAGGATTTTGGTGCTTAATACCAACCTATATTACAGCACGAACAAAGTGACACAGGACCTTCCAGATCCAGCAAACCAATTTGATTGGATGGACAAAGAACTAACAAATGCCGCCAATCAAAAGGAGAAG GTGTACATTGTAGGACATGTTCCTCCTGGGTTCTTTGAGAAAAAGCGGCAGACGATGTGGTTCCGGCAAAACTTCAACGTGCGCTACCTGGAGCTAATTCAGAAGCATCATGCTGTCATCATGGGCCAGTTCTTTGGCCATCATCACACGGACGCTTTCCGCATGTTTTACAGCCCAGAGG GTTCTCCCATCAGCGCCATGTTCCTGAGCCCAGGTGTCACGCCATGGAAGACGACTCTGCCAGGCGTTGTTGATGGTGCCAATAATCCTGGCATACGCATCTTTGAATATGACACAGACTCCCTCTTGGTCAAA GACGTGGTCACTTATTATCTGAACCTGACCTATGCTAACATTGCCCAGGCAAGATGGGAGAAAGAATACCGCCTCACGGAGACCTTCCGTGTGCCAGACGCCTCTCCCACTTCCATGAACAGGATCCTGGATCGCATGGCCCAGGAATCCTGCATCCTGCAGAAATACTACGACCTCAACTCTGTCAGCTATGACTTGTCAACTTGTAATGCAGACTGTCGCATTGACCACATCTGTGCGGCCAGGGCGATAGACCAGACGGACTATGACAAGTGCTTGAAAGACGGGGCCCCTCCTACTGGCCTATTTGTGGCAATGCTTCCGGTAATTTCTGTTGTACTAACCATTGCATGGCCCAGCTTGTAA
- the mecr gene encoding enoyl-[acyl-carrier-protein] reductase, mitochondrial, with protein MKVANVSCFAFKFVRLHKRELCRARTVGQPCSATQFQQDSLPVHLSPFNRCLGHILHRRYSTESSVKDCKGLLYRNHGDPSQVVQLESLQLPPVGAKNVLVKMIAAPINPSDINMIQGTYAILPDLPAVGGNEGVGQVIEVGSEVTTLKVGDWVIPRDAGLGTWRSAAVWKEEDLVTLPSDIPLLAAATLGVNPCTAIRMLSDFEALKPGDSVIQNAANSGVGQAVIQIAAAKGLHTINVVRDRPNLQELTDRLKAMGATHVIKEETLRRPEMKELFKTCPRPKLALNGVGGKSATELLRHLQNGGTMVTYGGMAKQPVTVPVSALIFKDVKIRGFWVTQWKRNYSQDERAMRAMLEELCALIRAGKLSAPACAEHGMQDFHKALDAATQPYTSAKQVLVM; from the exons ATGAAAGTGGCAAATGTCTCCTGTTTTGCTTTCAAGTTCGTCCGCCTACACAAGCGTGAATTGTGTCGAGCAAGGACAGTAGGTCAGCCGTGCAGTGCTACCCAGTTCCAACAGGACAGCTTGCCCGttcatctctctccattcaaTAGATGTTTAGGCCACATACTCCACAGGAGATATTCTACGGAGTCATCGGTCAAAGACTGCAAGGGATTATTATATAGGAACCATGGAGACCCTTCGCAAGTTGTACA GTTGGAGAGCTTGCAACTGCCTCCTGTGGGCGCCAAGAACGTGCTGGTGAAAATGATAGCAGCTCCCATCAACCCCTCAGACATAAACATGATCCAAG GCACTTATGCCATCCTGCCAGACCTGCCAGCTGTTGGTGGTAATGAGGGGGTGGGCCAGGTGATCGAGGTGGGCAGTGAGGTGACAACACTAAAAGTTGGCGACTGGGTGATACCAAGAGACGCTGGCCTTG GCACCTGGCGGTCAGCAGCAGTGTGGAAAGAGGAGGACCTGGTCACTCTGCCCAGCGACATCCCCCTGCTGGCAGCAGCAACGCTAGGGGTGAACCCCTGCACCGCCATCAGGATGCTCTCCGATTTCGAGGCCTTAAAGCCAG GTGACTCAGTCATCCAGAATGCAGCCAACAGTGGAGTGGGCCAGGCAGTTATCCAGATAGCTGCTGCCAAAGGCCTTCATACCATCAATGTGGTCAGAGACAG ACCAAACCTCCAAGAGCTCACAGACAGGCTGAAGGCCATGGGTGCCACTCATGTCATCAAAGAAGAGACACTCAGACGCCCAGAGATGAAGGAGCTTTTTAAG ACGTGTCCGCGGCCAAAACTGGCCCTTAATGGTGTAGGGGGGAAAAGCGCCACTGAACTACTGCGCCACCTTCA GAACGGAGGGACCATGGTGACTTATGGAGGAATGGCTAAGCAGCCCGTCACTGTGCCTGTG AGTGCTCTGATCTTTAAGGATGTGAAAATCCGTGGCTTTTGGGTCACCCAGTGGAAAAGGAACTACAGTCAAG ACGAGCGGGCCATGCGAGCCATGCTGGAGGAGCTGTGCGCTCTGATCCGCGCCGGGAAACTGTCCGCCCCGGCCTGCGCGGAGCACGGCATGCAGGACTTCCACAAAGCCCTGGACGCGGCCACGCAGCCCTACACGTCTGCCAAGCAGGTGCTGGTCATGTGA